The following DNA comes from Terriglobales bacterium.
GAACCAGGTCGCCGTCGCCTTGGCCGTTCACCGCAGGCGCTGCAACCAGACGGCTAAGCGCAAGTGTGCTTGCATGCGTGAGATAAGTTTCAAGTGATGCCAGCACTATGCGTGCCTCGACCGTCACAAGATCAACTCCTACCAGGGACACTCGAACCCAGGCGTCAATCACAATGCCCTTGTCAAGGATTCTGTCAAGGATATCGATGAGAGTAGCCCGGTGGTTCTCATGAGTTACGGTCATGCTTCTCCTGATGGATTCTGGCCAGTGGTGAAAAAACGTTTGCGGCGCGAGAAGCGACTAACGGGACGGGAGGAGACTGCAGTGCCCTTTCCACTCCCGCGGACTCTGGATCGTGTCGAGCGCCCGTCCTGATTTGTGACCGATGCTACAGAAGGATTTGTGCTCTGGTCAATGTTGCTGGATGCATTTCGCGCCTTAGACGGCGATGTTAAAGCGTAGTTCTCGTGAACCCTGTATAAACAAGAGAATACAAGGAAAGGAATTGCCGGCGTGTGTCACAAATCATGTCATTCGCCGGGGAAATCAACACTTCTTTCAGGAAATCCACAGTTTTTTCCAAAATGTAGACAACGAGAGTAGCTGTTGCGCGCATCCATAGCGCCCACGGGACTCGCGCATTCGATGGGTCCATTGTGTGCATTTGCGTTTGGCGTTTTCCTATCTTCTGAGAGAGCATCACTCGACCAATGGCCAGACCAAGCCAGCGGAGGCTCGGACTGGCGATCCTGTTCTTTGCGTGCGCAACTTGAGTGTTAGATATCGCCACAGTGCCAAGCACCATGTTCCGGCAGTCTGCGACGTCAGTTTTCGCATTGATCGAGGTGAAATCGTCGGTCTTTCGGGGCCTTCCGGTTCAGGAAAGACGTCTTTGGGCCTCGCTTTGCTGAACATTGTCCCTCGCACGGCCATCGTCCGCGCCGATGCCGTCAACTTCGGAGGCAAGGATCTGCTGTCCTTAAGCGAACGGCAGATGCGGGCGATTCGTGGCAAGCGCATTGCCATGATGCATCAGGAAGCAGCGTTGTCGTTGAATCCAGTCATACGAGTGGGCGATCAGATTTCGGAAGTGATTCGCGCGCATGAGAAATGCACGCGACGCGAGCGGCGCGCGAAAGTAGTTGAACTATTACAAAGCGTCGGCCTCAGTGAGAGGCAATACGAATCGTATCCGCACGAGTTAAGTGGAGGTGAACGTCATCGCGTGGTAATCGCCCAGGCGTTGGCTTGTCGTCCTGCTCTTGTCATTGCCGACGAGCCAACGGCCGGTCTCGATAAAGAACTCAAAGACGAACTCCTGAAATTGATTCTGCGTTTCAGGACCGAAATGGGCACTTCCTTCCTCGTCATCAGCCATGATAGACAGGTGCTGGCGCAGATTGCAGATCGTACACTGGAAATGACCTCAGGCCGTGTGCGGGAATCTCGTCCGTTCCGCCATGCAGCAGAAGCTTTTGTGGCGAACGCGCAGAGTTCCGTAATGGGAACCACAGAGGACTCGCCTGAGAAGTTGGTTTCCATTCATGCGCTCTCCAAGTCCTATGTCCTGAATCAGCGATTGTTTCGACGGCACGCGAGTTCGGTGCAGGCGCTGCGCGCAGTCACTCTTTCCATCCTCCGTGGTTCGAGCTTTGGATTAACCGGCCCTTCCGGATCAGGAAAAAGCACGCTCGCGGAGTGCATTGCAGGCTGGGAGAGAGCCGATTCGGGAGAAATACTGTTTCGCGGAGAAGATCTGACCAAACTCTCCGGGAGGGCGCTGCTGCGAGTACGCGCACGCATTCAACTGGTGCTGCAGGATTCGGCAGCCGCTTTCAATCCAAATCTCACCGCTGAAGAAATTGTCGAAGAACCACTGCTGATCCAGGGCAAGGGTAAAAAAGAGCGTCGCGCATTGGCGAGACGACTCTTTCTGGAGACTGGCCTCGATGGCGACATGCTGACGCGCACTCCGCTGACATTTAGCGGAGGCCAACGGCAGCGACTGGCAATTGCGCGGGCACTGATTCTCAATCCGGAACTCGTGATCTTCGACGAATCGATGACTGGTCTGGACACCGAGACACGGGAGCAGATCCTGCAGCTCCTCGGAAGACTCAAGGCGGCGCGAAATCTGACCTATGTGCTGATATCTCACGACGCGGACTTGCTCAGCGCTGCAGCCGACATAATCGCCACTATGCGGAGCGGCGAACTGGTGGACGTGGTGCGCTGCGGCAAGTGCATAGAACCCAGCGATGCCGCACAGTTCGGACCGCGCTTGGAAGCTAAGGCGCTCGCAACCGGAGAGCCTGCATGAGAACCGCGCGTTATGTATGCCATCGGATAGCTGCAGGTGCGATATTGATGATCGGCATATCTGTGCTCTCGTTCACGTTGTCATCATTCGTGCCCGGAGATTACTTCGATGAGATGCGCTTGAATCCGCAGGTCTCGCTCCAGACGCTGGCACAATTGCGATCGCAATACGGAATCGACGAAAGCATCTCGCATCGCTACGTTCATTGGCTGAAGAATGCCCTGATAGGTAACTTTGGTTTCTCGTTCGCGTACAACATGCCGGTCTCCTCGCTGCTTGGGCAGCGGTTGATCAATACACTGCTGCTTGCCGGGCTGGCGACGGCGCTGGTGTGGATTGTTGCTGTCCCTATCGGGATTGTTTCCGCACGTTTTGGATGGGCGGATCGCATTAGTTCCATCGGCAGTGCTGCGCTATTAAGTGTGCCGGAATTGGCTGTGATCCTGCTGCTTCTGGCTCTATTTGTTCGAATGGGGACTATGCCCCTGGGCGGAGCCGCTGAATGGAACGGAAGCGCCAAAGGATGGTCTCGAATCGGAGCGT
Coding sequences within:
- the gvpJ gene encoding gas vesicle protein GvpJ encodes the protein MTVTHENHRATLIDILDRILDKGIVIDAWVRVSLVGVDLVTVEARIVLASLETYLTHASTLALSRLVAAPAVNGQGDGDLVPPRRRRTTKAML
- a CDS encoding ABC transporter ATP-binding protein, translated to MRNLSVRYRHSAKHHVPAVCDVSFRIDRGEIVGLSGPSGSGKTSLGLALLNIVPRTAIVRADAVNFGGKDLLSLSERQMRAIRGKRIAMMHQEAALSLNPVIRVGDQISEVIRAHEKCTRRERRAKVVELLQSVGLSERQYESYPHELSGGERHRVVIAQALACRPALVIADEPTAGLDKELKDELLKLILRFRTEMGTSFLVISHDRQVLAQIADRTLEMTSGRVRESRPFRHAAEAFVANAQSSVMGTTEDSPEKLVSIHALSKSYVLNQRLFRRHASSVQALRAVTLSILRGSSFGLTGPSGSGKSTLAECIAGWERADSGEILFRGEDLTKLSGRALLRVRARIQLVLQDSAAAFNPNLTAEEIVEEPLLIQGKGKKERRALARRLFLETGLDGDMLTRTPLTFSGGQRQRLAIARALILNPELVIFDESMTGLDTETREQILQLLGRLKAARNLTYVLISHDADLLSAAADIIATMRSGELVDVVRCGKCIEPSDAAQFGPRLEAKALATGEPA
- a CDS encoding ABC transporter permease translates to MRTARYVCHRIAAGAILMIGISVLSFTLSSFVPGDYFDEMRLNPQVSLQTLAQLRSQYGIDESISHRYVHWLKNALIGNFGFSFAYNMPVSSLLGQRLINTLLLAGLATALVWIVAVPIGIVSARFGWADRISSIGSAALLSVPELAVILLLLALFVRMGTMPLGGAAEWNGSAKGWSRIGASGLHLLIPVLALVIVGLPIVIQHTSTAMKEVLDSPFIQAAKGHGISSPRLLLRHALPAAANPLISLFGLSLAGLVGTSLLAEVVTGWPGLGPLFVQSIFARDFYVVIAIVMVSSSFLIIGNLVGDLLLFAADPRIRRTNS